A genomic window from Arvicola amphibius chromosome 5, mArvAmp1.2, whole genome shotgun sequence includes:
- the Rag1 gene encoding V(D)J recombination-activating protein 1, with the protein MAVSLPPTLRLSPAPDEIQHPHMKFSEWKFKLFRVRSFEKAPEEAQKENGPSEENPCLEQSPVVPDKPGGQNSAPTQRALKLHPKFSKKFHADGKSRDKTIHQARLRHFCRICGNPFKGDGHNRRYPVHGPVDAKTQSLFRKKEKRVTSWPVLIARVFRIDVKADVDSIHPTEFCHNCWSIMYRKFSSAPCEVYFPRNTTMEWHPHTASCDICLPNHQGLKRKRHQPNVQLSKKLKTVLNQARRDRQRKRVQARVSSKEVMKKLSNCSKIHLSTKLLAVDFPAPFVKAISCQICEHILADPVETTCKHVFCRICILRCLKVMGSYCPSCRYPCFPTDLESPAKSFLNILNALMVKCPAQECDEEVSLEKYNHHVSSHKESKETLVHINKGGRPRQHLLSLTRRAQKHRLRELKIQVKEFADKEEGGDVKSVCLTLFLLALRARNEHRQADELEAIMQGRGSGLQPAVCLAIRVNTFLSCSQYHKMYRTVKAITGRQIFQPLHALRNAEKILLPGYHSFEWQPPLKNVSSRTDVGIIDGLSGLASSVDEYPVDTIAKRFRYDSALVSALMDMEEDILEGMRSQDLDDYLNGPFVVVVKESCDGMGDVSEKHGSGPAVPEKAVRFSFTIMRITIEHGSQNVKVFEEPKPNSELCCKPLCLMLADESDHETLTAILSPLIAEREAMKSSELMLEMGGILRTFKFIFRGTGYDEKLVREVEGLEASGSVYICTLCDATRLEASQNLVFHSITRSHAENLERYEVWRSNPYHESVEELRDRVKGVSAKPFIETVPSIDALHCDIGNAAEFYKIFQLEIGEVYKNPNASKEERKRWQATLDKHLRKRMNLKPIMRMNGNFARKLMTQETVDAVCELIPSEERHEALRELMDLYLKMKPVWRSSCPAKECPESLCQYSFNSQRFAELLSTKFKYRYEGKITNYFHKTLAHVPEIIERDGSIGAWASEGNESGNKLFRRFRKMNARQSKCYEMEDVLKHHWLYTSKYLQKFMNAHNALKVSGFTMNSKETLGDPLGIEDSLETQDSMEF; encoded by the coding sequence ATGGCTGTGTCCTTGCCACCCACTCTgaggctcagtcctgctcctgatGAAATTCAGCACCCACACATGAAATTTTCTGAGTGGAAATTTAAGCTATTCAGGGTGAGATCCTTTGAAAAGGCACCCGAAGAAGCCCAAAAGGAGAACGGTCCCTCGGAGGAGAACCCTTGCCTAGAGCAGTCTCCGGTAGTTCCGGACAAGCCTGGTGGTCAGAATTCAGCTCCAACTCAACGAGCACTGAAACTACACcctaaattttcaaagaaattccaTGCTGATGGGAAGTCAAGAGACAAAACAATTCACCAAGCCAGGCTTAGACACTTCTGCCGCATCTGTGGGAATCCATTCAAGGGTGATGGGCATAATCGGAGATACCCAGTCCATGGGCCTGTGGATGCCAAAACCCAAAGCCTTTTccgaaagaaggaaaagagagtcaCTTCCTGGCCAGTCCTCATTGCCAGAGTTTTCCGGATTGATGTGAAGGCGGATGTTGACTCGATTCACCCCACTGAGTTCTGCCACAACTGCTGGAGCATTATGTACAGGAAGTTCAGCAGTGCTCCCTGTGAGGTCTACTTCCCAAGGAACACGACCATGGAGTGGCATCCCCACACAGCATCCTGCGACATCTGCCTGCCTAACCACCAGGgactcaagaggaagaggcatcAGCCCAATGTGCAGCTCAGCAAGAAACTAAAAACTGTGCTCAACCAAGCGAGACGGGACCGTCAGCGCAAGCGAGTTCAGGCTAGGGTCAGCAGTAAGGAAGTCATGAAGAAGCTCTCCAACTGCAGTAAGATTCATCTGAGTACCAAACTTCTTGCAGTGGACTTCCCAGCACCCTTTGTGAAAGCCATCTCCTGCCAGATATGTGAACACATTCTGGCTGACCCCGTGGAGACCACCTGTAAGCACGTATTTTGCAGGATCTGCATTCTCCGATGTCTCAAAGTCATGGGCAGCTATTGTCCCTCTTGCCGATATCCGTGCTTCCCTACTGACCTGGAGAGTCCAGCGAAGTCCTTTCTGAACATCTTGAATGCTCTGATGGTGAAGTGTCCTGCACAAGAGTGTGATGAGGAGGTGAGTCTGGAAAAGTATAACCACCATGTCTCAAGCCACAAAGAGTCCAAAGAGACTTTGGTGCATATTAATAAAGGGGGCCGGCCTCGTCAACATCTCTTGTCACTGACACGCAGGGCTCAGAAACATAGGCTGAGGGAACTCAAGATTCAAGTCAAGGAATTTGCTGACAAAGAAGAAGGTGGGGATGTGAAGTCTGTGTGCTTGACGTTGTTCCTGCTGGCACTGAGGGCCAGGAATGAGCACAGACAAGCTGACGAGCTAGAGGCCATCATGCAGGGGCGGGGCTCTGGTCTGCAGCCAGCTGTTTGCTTGGCCATACGTGTCAACAccttcctcagctgcagccagtaCCATAAGATGTACAGGACCGTGAAAGCTATCACAGGGAGGCAGATTTTTCAGCCTTTGCACGCTCTTCGAAATGCTGAGAAAATCCTTCTGCCAGGCTACCACTCCTTTGAGTGGCAGCCTCCTCTGAAGAATGTGTCCTCCAGAACGGATGTTGGCATTATTGATGGGCTGTCTGGACTTGCCTCCTCTGTGGATGAATATCCAGTGGATACCATTGCGAAGAGGTTCCGATATGATTCTGCTTTGGTGTCTGCTTTGATGGACATGGAAGAAGACATTTTGGAAGGAATGAGATCCCAAGATCTTGATGACTACTTAAATGGCCCCTTCGTTGTCGTGGTGAAGGAGTCTTGTGATGGAATGGGGGACGTGAGTGAGAAGCATGGCAGTGGGCCTGCGGTCCCCGAAAAGGCGGTTCGCTTTTCATTCACAATAATGAGAATTACGATAGAGCACGGCTCACAGAATGTGAAGGTGTTTGAGGAACCCAAGCCTAATTCCGAACTGTGTTGCAAGCCGTTGTGTCTTATGCTGGCGGATGAGTCTGACCATGAGACCCTGACTGCCATCCTAAGCCCTCTCATTGCTGAAAGGGAGGCCATGAAGAGCAGTGAGTTAATGCTGGAGATGGGGGGCATCCTCAGGACTTTCAAATTCATCTTCAGGGGCACTGGATATGATGAAAAACTTGTCCGGGAAGTAGAAGGCCTGGAAGCCTCTGGCTCAGTCTACATCTGTACACTTTGTGATGCCACTCGTCTGGAAGCCTCTCAAAATCTTGTCTTCCACTCCATAACCAGAAGCCATGCTGAGAACCTGGAGCGCTATGAGGTTTGGCGGTCCAATCCCTATCATGAGTCCGTGGAAGAACTCCGGGACCGGGTGAAAGGGGTTTCTGCCAAACCTTTCATTGAGACAGTCCCTTCTATAGATGCACTCCACTGTGACATTGGCAACGCAGctgaattctataagattttccAACTGGAGATAGGGGAAGTGTATAAAAATCCCAATGCctctaaagaagaaaggaagagatggcaGGCCACACTGGACAAACATCTCCGGAAAAGGATGAACCTAAAACCAATCATGAGGATGAATGGTAACTTTGCCCGGAAGCTGATGACCCAAGAGACTGTAGATGCAGTTTGTGAGCTAATTCcttctgaggagaggcacgaaGCTCTCAGGGAGCTGATGGACCTCTACCTGAAAATGAAACCCGTGTGGCGCTCATCATGTCCTGCTAAAGAGTGTCCAGAGTCCCTCTGCCAGTACAGTTTCAACTCACAGCGTTTTGCTGAGCTCCTCTCTACCAAGTTCAAATACAGATATGAGGGCAAAATCACTAATTATTTTCACAAAACCCTGGCACATGTCCCTGAAATTATTGAGAGGGATGGCTCTATTGGGGCATGGGCGAGTGAAGGGAATGAATCTGGTAATAAACTGTTTAGACGCTTCCGGAAAATGAATGCCAGGCAGTCCAAGTGCTATGAGATGGAAGATGTCCTGAAACACCACTGGCTGTATACTTCtaaatacctccagaagtttatGAACGCTCATAATGCATTAAAAGTTTCTGGCTTTACCATGAACTCAAAGGAGACCTTAGGGGACCCTTTGGGTATTGAGGACTCTCTGGAAACCCAAGATTCAATGGAGTTTTAA